Part of the Pirellulales bacterium genome, CCGGCTGACCGCCGAACATTGGGACCCCCAGGGAGATGAAGCGCTCTTTACCAAGTACCAGTACGCGCACGACGCGGCGGACGACCTGTTGGGAGTGTCGGAGCGGGTGACCGGCGGGAGCGCGTTGGTCCAGACGCACGCTTTTACGCGGGACGCGCGGGGTCGGCTGGCCACGTCGCAGCAGTTGGCGGGGGGCCGGGTGTGGGCGCAGCAGTTCGCCTATGACGACCTGAACCGCCGCGTCGCGCAGCGGGTCGAGCATTTTGGGGGGAGCGGCGGCGCCACGGTCATCCCCAGCGCGACTGTCACCACGGCGAATGGCACGCTCGTGGGCAGCCTGCCTGGCGACACGGTCACCGACTTTGCCAATCATTACAGCTACGACGCGCTGTCGCGGTTGACGCGGGTGACGCAACTGGACCGGACGGCGGAGGGTGGCACTGGCGTCCCGCCAGTGGGCCTCACATACGCGGCGGTCCTGGCCAAGGACGCGCGGCTGGAATATAACGCCCACGGCCAGTGGACGACGATCACCCGCGGGGAATCGGGCGTGTACGTGGCGGGGTTGACCAGCGCGACGTACGCGACGGCGGGGAATCCGGCCGAGGTCGCCACGTCGCGGTTTGAGTACGACGCGCTGGCCCGCAACACCAAGTTGACGCACAAGCGCGAATCGCAGTCCGGCTCGGCCGCGCTCAACACGTACACCTATGTGTTTGACGCGCAAAACCGGATCACGACCATGTCCAGCCTGGACGGGGGTAAGTCGTTCGGCTATGACGCGGCGGGGCAGTTGATCCTGGAAAACGCCGTCGGCGCGACGGAGCAGACCTACACCTATGACCTGAACGGCAACCGCGCGCGCACCAACCAAGGGGGCGTCAAACCGGTCGAGCACGCTCCGCAGAACCGCCTGTTGCGCGACGGGACGTACCAGTACGAGTACGACGCCGAGGGGCACCGCGTGAAACGGATCAAGCTGAACGCCGGGGGGCAGCCGACCCTCGAACGGGAGGAATTTAGCTACGACCCGCGCGACCGGCAGACCCTGGCCAGTCTGTATGACGCCACGGGCGCGCTGGTCACCGAGGTCGCGTACGAGTACGACGCGTTCAATAACCGCACGGCCAGGATCGAGCGGACGTTTAATCCCGGGACCGGCGCATTGACGGGCGTGATTGTGGAGCGGTTTGTGTATGACGGGGTGGATGTTATCATCGACCTGCGCGGAACTGGCGCGACCGAATCCGCCGCCGAGGCCGCGCTGGTGGTCAAGACGCGCTATCTCTGGGCGGATCACGCCCGCGCGGGGGAGACGAGTCTCTTGCTCGCCCAGGAAGATGTAGTGGCGTTGGCCACAACGCCCACGGTGGCGAATGTCCTTTGGGCGTTTGGCGACCACCAGGGGACCGTGCGGGACCTGGCCCGGCTGAAGGATACGGCGGGGGTTCTGACAATCCAAAAGGCCGCCCATTACAGCTTTGACGCGTTTGGCCGGTTCACGGGGGGGCAGGAACTCAACGCCGCGGGGACCGCGCTCGTCACCGTCACCGGACCGAGCGTGTTGGGCGCCAACTCCACCCGGTATCTGTACACCAGCCAGGAGTTGGACCGGTATCTGCGCACGTACCACTACAACCGTCGCGTCTACGACCCCGGCTCGGGCGTGTTCACCATCACCGACCCCATCGGATTTGCCGCCGGCGATACAAACCTCTCCCGCTACGTGGGGAATGGGCCGGTGAATAAGACGGATCCGAGCGGGTTGTATACTCCAAACATGGATGCAAATATGAGTGGCGATACTGTCATTTACAACAATATTCAACCTCAGCCATCACCTCCACCACCATCCCCGCCACCTCCTCCATCCATGGACGAATTGCAAAAATTGGCCCAAGGTTCTATCCGAGTTCTGCGTTCCCAGCGGGAAGAAATCTACAGGGAAGTTGCCGAGTTGGGCCAGCTAAATGAAAATGAGTGCACCACAGTGGAAGAGTTGCTTGCGAAATACAAAAAAATTAATGAAAAGTACAAAGCTTATTTGAATGAATTGGCGGTGGCCAACAAGCGCGCCAGCGATTTGATAACCGAGCGTACTATTCCTGGTGGCAGCCAGGATGAAGCGCTCATCAAGGAAATCAATAGTTTCGGACTCATCGATGGATTGACCTTGGATGAGGGCGCGACGGATAGTTTAGCGGCGACTTTCCGGGAGAATATGGAAAAAAGCAATGCCCAGGCGGAACGCTTAAAAACCATTGAGATCGCGCTCGAACGCACCCAAACCACGATCGAAGCCATTGAAACCGGCACCGCGGTCTATGGAGGGGTCACTCAACTCGCCAAATGCGGTTTCAAGGCGACCTTGGCGCATTGGATCAAAAGCGAAATCAAGAACCAAGCCACGCAGTATGTGATGAACAATTATGTGGCCAAGGAATTGGAAGCGGCGGGAATTGATCCCAATCAAGTTGCTTTGGGTATGCGGGCCTTTGCGGCACTCCAAAGCGTTTGTTTCGTTGCGGGAACCCAAGTGGTAATCCTGCCACCGCCAAACGACGTAAAATCCACCGATAATACTGTTCCACACGCCACGGGCGTGCCGTTCCCGTTGGCCTCCGCCGCCGCTCTTGTGGGCCTTGGGCTGGTTTGGCAGAATAAACAAAAGACATCCCAACGGCAAAAATCCCAACACACTTTGCGGCGCAAATCCCGCCCGGGTGTTCCAGTGCGTGTGGAATCTCAAGCATCTTCCGATGACATGGACCCAACCTGGCCTCCCGCAGCGAAAGACTCTCTGGGTGCAACCACACCGGAAAGCTCTTTAGTCACTGCGTTGGCGACCAAACTACCCGCCACCGTAACTTCTGGTGATAACAAGGCAACTCTTGCGCCTAGCGGCATGACTTCACCCACCCTAGCTCCCGGCCGGCACGGTATTTGGGGGGGTGTGGCGTTGCTGCTGTTGGCCATCATGGCGGCCTGCGGATTCCCGCTCATGCGCGGCGCGTTAGAACGCGCGACCGTTTCAGCCAGCCTGCCAGCCCACGCGGCTAACCGGTTAGCCACCAAAAACATCGAGGACATCGTTCCCGGCGACATGGTCTGGGCCGCCGATCCCCAGTCGGGAGTTTCCGGGCCGCGACGCGTGGTTGAGGTTTATCGCAACCCCACCCATGAACTGCTGCATCTGACTCTACGCGGGGAGTCGAATGGCAAAAATCTACCGGAATTCAGCTTCGTCACCACGCGCGAGCATCCGTTCTGGACAACAAATCGGGGCTGGGTCGCGGCGGGGGAACTGGTCCCGGGGGACAACGTGCGGCGGCTGGACGGCACCGTGGGCCAGGTCTTGGGGAGCGCGGTGCAAACGCTACCCACGCCGATCACGGTGTATAATTTCCAGGTCGAGGGCCTCCACACGTATTTTGTTCTGCCGGTGGCGGAGGGCACGCCAGTTGAACAAGACGTTGCCGGACTGGCGTTCTTGGTGCATAACAGTTGTCGTGATCCAGAAACTGGAAGATTTGCCACTGATCCAAATAAACCACCGGAATCTCCAAAGGGTCCACACGGAAATACGGCCGATGACCGTCCCGCCACGCGTTATAAAAAGTATGATAAAGATGGCAATTTCCGTAAGCACGGTGTCACGCAGCACGAGGATCCTAGCAAGCGTTACTCAAAAGCAGAAATTGACGGTGGTCGCGTAGATGATGTAGATCGCGGACCACGCAAAGATATGTTGAAAGATGAACGGCGTGAAGTCGAAACCAATCCCGGACCAGACAATCACGAACCCTGGGCGGGTAAGAATAAACCGAAATAGGTCAAGGATTCGCATGGCAACTGATACTATTACACTCGGCGTGCAAGCGGGAGATGAAGAGGCTGGTGATACCATGAATGGCTACTTTATGCCGCTGCGCAAATTGTTGGCAAAGAATTGCGTTGGTCCATACAGCACCGCAATCGCTGAATTCTCTTTAGTGCTGCGCATTGATGGCAAGATATCGTATTGGAATTTTGAAGGCTGCGATAGGCTGCGAATTAATCATCGCTGTCGCTACATCACAATTGATATTGGCGTTCCCGAGTCGCGCTGGAGGAATAGCGATCCGACTAGTATCGCCAATTATTTGGTGGATTGTGTCGCCGAAGGACTGAAAATGATGGTTGCCAAACTCATAAAGTCCAAAATTGAAGTAGCTGAAGCGCAACTTTTCGCGGATTTTGAGACAGTTCGTAACGAGTATTTGAGAGAATTTCCAAAATCTACGGAGGAGACTTAGACCAGAATATTTTGGTTAGCATTCTTATTTTAGGCAACAGTCGCCGCGGTTCATCACCAATGCTTTTAAGGATAGCCGGCGGGGCGATCTTGTTTGGGCCGCCGATCCCCAGTCGGGAGTTTCCGGGCCGCGACGCGTGGTTGAGGTTTATCGCAACCCCACCCGCGAACTGCTGCATCTGACACTACGCGGGGAGTCGAATGGCAAAAATCTACCGGAATTCAGCTTCGTCACCACGCGCGAACATCCGTTCTGGACAACCAATCGGGGCTGGGTCGCGGCGGGGGAACTGGTCCCGGGCGACAGCGTGCGGCAGCTGGACGGCACCGTGGGCCAGGTCTTGGGAAGCGCGGTGCAAACGCTACCCACGCCGATCACGGTGTATAATTTCCAGGTCGAGGGCCTCCACACGTATTTTGTGCTGCCAGGGGCGGAGGGCACGCCAGTTGAACAAGACGTTGCCGGACTGGCGTTCTTGGTGCATAATGCGAATGGGAAAAGCTGTGCTAAACAAGATCCGCCAAACAAATACGGATCAAAAGGGAAACCGGATCACCAACAGAAAGTTGATGAGCTGGAATCCAAAGCAAGAGGCGAGGCAAAAGAAGGTGAGACTGTGTTACGCGAACGCAAGTTGCAAGGCCATGATTCAAGCCGAATCCCAGATGTTCAGATTGTTGACCCTGCGGGAAGAGCAAGGAAAACTCTTGAAGCAGAACGGCATCCCAACAGAAATCGAAATCTTCAGCGTGAAGAAGAATACAACGGTCTTGGGTTAGAAAACGAAACACATGGTTTATAGTAATATGCCGCAAACTGATGCGTTCATGAGCGAGTCAGATGTCGAGGAGATAGTATGCGAGCTATTTGCTAATAATTGCCTAATAATACCTGATCTTGTAATGAATACGCCGGAAGTAAAGACAGTCGGTTCAATGAATGTTTTTAAACAGATTCGTAGTACAGAGGGTGCAGTTCACTTTTTTGTTATTTCGGACTTATGGATTGTATGTCCACTTGAATATGGGAGCTTTCCTAAAGACGG contains:
- a CDS encoding polymorphic toxin-type HINT domain-containing protein, which produces RLTAEHWDPQGDEALFTKYQYAHDAADDLLGVSERVTGGSALVQTHAFTRDARGRLATSQQLAGGRVWAQQFAYDDLNRRVAQRVEHFGGSGGATVIPSATVTTANGTLVGSLPGDTVTDFANHYSYDALSRLTRVTQLDRTAEGGTGVPPVGLTYAAVLAKDARLEYNAHGQWTTITRGESGVYVAGLTSATYATAGNPAEVATSRFEYDALARNTKLTHKRESQSGSAALNTYTYVFDAQNRITTMSSLDGGKSFGYDAAGQLILENAVGATEQTYTYDLNGNRARTNQGGVKPVEHAPQNRLLRDGTYQYEYDAEGHRVKRIKLNAGGQPTLEREEFSYDPRDRQTLASLYDATGALVTEVAYEYDAFNNRTARIERTFNPGTGALTGVIVERFVYDGVDVIIDLRGTGATESAAEAALVVKTRYLWADHARAGETSLLLAQEDVVALATTPTVANVLWAFGDHQGTVRDLARLKDTAGVLTIQKAAHYSFDAFGRFTGGQELNAAGTALVTVTGPSVLGANSTRYLYTSQELDRYLRTYHYNRRVYDPGSGVFTITDPIGFAAGDTNLSRYVGNGPVNKTDPSGLYTPNMDANMSGDTVIYNNIQPQPSPPPPSPPPPPSMDELQKLAQGSIRVLRSQREEIYREVAELGQLNENECTTVEELLAKYKKINEKYKAYLNELAVANKRASDLITERTIPGGSQDEALIKEINSFGLIDGLTLDEGATDSLAATFRENMEKSNAQAERLKTIEIALERTQTTIEAIETGTAVYGGVTQLAKCGFKATLAHWIKSEIKNQATQYVMNNYVAKELEAAGIDPNQVALGMRAFAALQSVCFVAGTQVVILPPPNDVKSTDNTVPHATGVPFPLASAAALVGLGLVWQNKQKTSQRQKSQHTLRRKSRPGVPVRVESQASSDDMDPTWPPAAKDSLGATTPESSLVTALATKLPATVTSGDNKATLAPSGMTSPTLAPGRHGIWGGVALLLLAIMAACGFPLMRGALERATVSASLPAHAANRLATKNIEDIVPGDMVWAADPQSGVSGPRRVVEVYRNPTHELLHLTLRGESNGKNLPEFSFVTTREHPFWTTNRGWVAAGELVPGDNVRRLDGTVGQVLGSAVQTLPTPITVYNFQVEGLHTYFVLPVAEGTPVEQDVAGLAFLVHNSCRDPETGRFATDPNKPPESPKGPHGNTADDRPATRYKKYDKDGNFRKHGVTQHEDPSKRYSKAEIDGGRVDDVDRGPRKDMLKDERREVETNPGPDNHEPWAGKNKPK
- a CDS encoding polymorphic toxin-type HINT domain-containing protein; the protein is MTNAFKDSRRGDLVWAADPQSGVSGPRRVVEVYRNPTRELLHLTLRGESNGKNLPEFSFVTTREHPFWTTNRGWVAAGELVPGDSVRQLDGTVGQVLGSAVQTLPTPITVYNFQVEGLHTYFVLPGAEGTPVEQDVAGLAFLVHNANGKSCAKQDPPNKYGSKGKPDHQQKVDELESKARGEAKEGETVLRERKLQGHDSSRIPDVQIVDPAGRARKTLEAERHPNRNRNLQREEEYNGLGLENETHGL